From a region of the Salvelinus namaycush isolate Seneca unplaced genomic scaffold, SaNama_1.0 Scaffold2045, whole genome shotgun sequence genome:
- the LOC120038033 gene encoding hairy/enhancer-of-split related with YRPW motif-like protein, whose product SKLEKAEILQMTVDHLKLLHAMGGKGYFEARVLAVDYRTLGFRECVGELVRYLSSLEGGVDSPDPIGARLVSHLSHCASQLDPLLLQSPHTSSALPFPPWPWISSYHQMSPASSPTSPSFSARRREPARLGSGGYPSHSADTLRLAPMGCQQGSMLAPALVSELRRVPSLPPPSSPALTATPTHRLTQQSSGASLLLTSSSSSSSSSSFPSAPPLVTFRPFAPLGSPAGQRRGKAAKIWGTEVGAF is encoded by the exons TCTAAGCTGGAGAAAGCAGAGATTCTGCAGATGACGGTGGACCACCTTAAGCTGCTGCATGCCATGGGGGGCAAAG ggtacTTTGAAGCGCGGGTCCTGGCAGTGGACTATAGGACCCTGGGATTCAGAGAGTGTGTAGGAGAGCTGGTCCGGTACCTGAGCTCTTTAGAAGGAGGGGTGGACTCCCCGGACCCTATCGGAGCCCGCCTGGTCTCCCACCTCTCCCACTGCGCAAGCCAACTGGACCCCCTTCTCCTTCAGTCGCCCCACACCTCCTCCGCCCTCCCTTTTCCTCCCTGGCCGTGGATCTCCTCCTATCACCAGATGTCACCTGCCTCGTCTCCCACCTCTCCATCTTTCTCCGCGAGGCGGAGGGAGCCGGCACGCCTGGGGAGTGGGGGTTATCCGTCCCACTCAGCCGACACCTTGCGTCTCGCCCCAATGGGGTGCCAACAGGGGTCCATGCTCGCCCCTGCTTTGGTGTCTGAGCTTCGCAGGGTgccctctctcccaccacctTCCTCCCCTGCCCTCACCGCTACCCCCACTCACAGACTCACTCAGCAGTCCTCTGGAGCCTCACTCCTCctaacctcctcttcctcctcttcctcctcctcctcctttccctctgctcctccaCTAGTCACCTTCAGACCCTTTGCCCCTCTGGGGTCTCCCGCAGGTCAGCGCAGGGGCAAAGCTGCAAAGATCTGGGGGACTGAGGTAGGAGCTTTCTGA